In Sphingobacterium zeae, one genomic interval encodes:
- the msrA gene encoding peptide-methionine (S)-S-oxide reductase MsrA: MKATFGGGCFWCTEVIFQNTEGVTSVLPGYMGGHIDNPTYEQVCTGTTDHVEVVEFEYDEELVNYEDLLKIFFKTHNPTTLNRQGNDVGTQYRSVVFYHNEEQEILAKNFIDELDSEDVYEDPIVTAVEPASTFWLAEDYHHNYFNTHPENPFCSVVIAPKLQKFFNEFKA, from the coding sequence ATGAAAGCAACATTCGGAGGAGGATGTTTTTGGTGTACAGAAGTTATTTTCCAAAACACCGAAGGAGTGACATCAGTTTTGCCGGGATATATGGGCGGACACATAGATAACCCTACTTATGAGCAGGTTTGTACCGGTACTACGGATCACGTTGAGGTTGTAGAATTCGAATATGATGAGGAATTGGTCAATTACGAGGATCTGTTGAAAATATTCTTTAAGACACATAATCCAACGACATTAAACCGTCAGGGCAACGATGTGGGAACACAGTATCGATCAGTTGTATTTTATCATAACGAAGAACAGGAGATCTTAGCAAAGAATTTCATTGATGAGTTGGACAGTGAAGACGTGTATGAAGATCCTATCGTTACTGCAGTTGAGCCCGCTTCAACATTTTGGCTTGCGGAGGATTATCACCACAATTATTTCAACACCCACCCTGAAAATCCATTCTGTTCGGTTGTCATTGCGCCGAAACTTCAAAAATTCTTTAACGAATTTAAAGCGTAA
- a CDS encoding N(4)-(beta-N-acetylglucosaminyl)-L-asparaginase, with protein sequence MNKKMSSRRNFIKQGLMAATTMGALTAFDAKGLTGAANGNLKKYPIVISTWDFGIAANKAAWEILSKGGKALDAVEQGVRVPEADLKNMTVGKGGYPDRDGHVSLDACIMDSDGNCGAVAGMEKIGHPISVARLVMEKTPHVMLVGEGALQFALENGFKEENLLTPEGEKAWKEWLKEKKYKPVANIENQSFAAERLPGNQYNHDTIGMLALDSSGNISGACTTSGMAFKMHGRVGDSPIIGAGLYVDNEVGGATSTGVGEEVIRNVGSFLVVELMRQGYTPEDACKEAVMRIVKKKPAIAKEIQVGFLAINKNGEYGAYALQQGFSYAVCDGEQQDLLIKGKHYY encoded by the coding sequence ATGAATAAGAAAATGAGTTCAAGACGTAATTTTATTAAGCAAGGTTTGATGGCTGCTACGACAATGGGGGCCTTGACAGCATTTGATGCAAAAGGATTGACGGGTGCAGCAAATGGCAATTTGAAAAAATATCCTATCGTTATTTCCACGTGGGATTTCGGCATTGCAGCAAATAAAGCCGCTTGGGAAATATTGTCAAAGGGAGGGAAGGCATTAGATGCCGTAGAACAAGGCGTCCGTGTGCCCGAAGCCGATCTGAAAAATATGACCGTTGGTAAGGGGGGCTATCCCGATCGCGATGGGCATGTCTCACTTGATGCCTGCATCATGGATTCGGACGGAAATTGTGGCGCTGTTGCCGGAATGGAAAAAATTGGACATCCAATATCTGTCGCACGCTTGGTTATGGAAAAAACACCGCATGTGATGCTTGTCGGCGAGGGTGCGTTGCAATTTGCTTTGGAAAATGGTTTTAAAGAAGAAAATCTATTGACTCCAGAAGGTGAAAAAGCTTGGAAGGAGTGGTTAAAAGAGAAGAAATACAAGCCGGTAGCCAATATCGAAAACCAGTCTTTTGCAGCGGAGCGCTTGCCTGGCAACCAGTATAACCACGATACGATCGGGATGTTGGCATTGGATTCCAGCGGGAATATATCTGGCGCTTGTACCACAAGTGGCATGGCGTTCAAAATGCATGGACGCGTGGGAGATAGCCCGATTATTGGTGCTGGGCTCTATGTTGATAATGAAGTTGGCGGGGCCACATCTACCGGAGTGGGTGAAGAAGTGATACGCAATGTCGGTAGTTTTTTGGTTGTCGAGTTGATGCGCCAGGGATATACGCCTGAAGATGCCTGCAAGGAAGCTGTTATGCGTATCGTGAAGAAAAAGCCTGCAATTGCCAAAGAAATCCAAGTTGGATTCTTAGCCATCAATAAAAACGGTGAATATGGTGCATATGCTTTACAACAAGGTTTTTCCTATGCAGTTTGCGACGGTGAACAGCAAGATTTACTCATCAAGGGAAAGCATTACTATTAA
- a CDS encoding enolase C-terminal domain-like protein, which produces MIIDTIRQVTDRPLCADVNQGWKTREEALEMAHWLAERNVSFLEQPMPKEQIDDNAWLTENSPIPTIADEGCQRLVDVPALKGVYSGINIKLMKCTGMREAKRMAELAHSLEMKVMIGCMTETSCAISAAAQLAPLSDWADLDGALLIGNDVYDGMTVVHGNCILPDRPGIGIVKK; this is translated from the coding sequence ATGATTATTGATACCATCCGGCAGGTGACAGACCGCCCGCTGTGCGCGGACGTCAATCAAGGTTGGAAAACGCGCGAGGAGGCTTTGGAGATGGCGCACTGGCTTGCAGAAAGAAACGTTTCCTTCTTAGAGCAGCCCATGCCCAAGGAACAGATAGATGACAATGCCTGGTTAACCGAAAACAGCCCAATACCAACAATTGCCGATGAAGGATGTCAACGACTTGTAGATGTTCCTGCATTAAAGGGTGTGTATTCAGGAATTAATATCAAATTGATGAAATGTACTGGCATGCGGGAGGCCAAACGTATGGCCGAGCTTGCCCATTCTTTGGAAATGAAAGTGATGATCGGCTGTATGACCGAGACATCCTGTGCCATCAGTGCCGCGGCACAACTTGCCCCCCTATCGGACTGGGCAGACTTAGACGGCGCATTATTGATTGGAAATGATGTTTACGACGGCATGACCGTTGTACATGGCAACTGCATTCTTCCGGACCGTCCAGGGATTGGAATTGTAAAAAAATAA
- a CDS encoding C40 family peptidase, translated as MKNTLKFTILAYASLVGIGSSAAQQLDSTTYFKVKELQENVKSQFAPDKRTKIVAIQKADVVQNQYVIETTEKDAQFVLEKKAKEIAANIQVQLLPDASVGEKTTGVIRLSVANMRTFPDNAAELTSQVLLGTQVDLLQKKSGDYRVRTPDGYIAWVPASSIEVMDNIALDNWRQAEKVIYTAEFGKSYSEPNEKSQRVSDLVYGDILQLKGQKGNFYQIAYPDGRLGYIKKSESLTLKDWFKTRNPTAENIIASAKTMLGLPYLWGGTSVKGVDCSGFTKTSFFMNGFVIPRDASQQVLAGEKIDILDEEGHFDPEKALKNLKPADLLFFAAGKNNNPNARVTHVALYMGNGTFIHAAGLVRINSMLKDASNYDDFQTRTVVAARRYLGTNDSAIQKIAESNYYNNK; from the coding sequence ATGAAAAACACCCTAAAATTCACTATTTTAGCTTATGCATCCCTCGTAGGCATTGGCAGCAGCGCTGCACAACAGCTAGATTCCACTACGTATTTCAAGGTTAAAGAGTTGCAAGAAAACGTAAAAAGTCAATTTGCTCCTGATAAAAGAACCAAAATCGTGGCCATCCAAAAAGCGGATGTCGTACAAAATCAATATGTGATTGAAACAACCGAGAAAGATGCTCAATTCGTTTTGGAAAAAAAAGCAAAAGAAATAGCGGCTAATATTCAGGTACAGCTTCTTCCTGACGCCAGTGTAGGCGAAAAAACTACTGGAGTGATTCGGCTGTCCGTTGCAAATATGCGGACATTTCCAGATAATGCGGCGGAGTTAACGAGCCAGGTTTTATTGGGCACGCAGGTGGATCTTCTGCAGAAAAAAAGTGGAGACTATCGTGTCCGCACACCCGACGGTTATATTGCGTGGGTACCGGCCTCGTCCATTGAAGTGATGGACAACATTGCATTGGACAATTGGCGGCAAGCAGAAAAAGTTATCTATACAGCAGAATTCGGAAAATCATATTCCGAACCAAATGAAAAGAGCCAGCGCGTTTCTGACCTGGTGTATGGTGACATCCTGCAATTAAAAGGGCAGAAAGGTAATTTTTATCAGATCGCCTATCCCGATGGACGTTTGGGCTATATTAAAAAGTCAGAAAGCCTGACGCTAAAAGATTGGTTTAAAACGCGCAATCCGACAGCAGAAAATATTATCGCCAGTGCGAAAACCATGTTGGGTCTTCCCTATTTATGGGGTGGAACTTCGGTAAAAGGTGTCGACTGCAGTGGTTTTACCAAAACCAGCTTCTTTATGAACGGCTTTGTGATACCGAGAGATGCATCGCAACAAGTTCTCGCCGGAGAAAAAATTGATATTTTAGATGAAGAAGGACATTTTGACCCTGAGAAAGCACTTAAAAACTTAAAACCGGCCGACTTACTGTTTTTTGCGGCAGGCAAAAATAACAATCCAAATGCTCGGGTAACCCATGTGGCGCTTTATATGGGTAATGGCACTTTTATTCACGCAGCAGGTTTGGTTCGGATCAATAGCATGCTCAAGGACGCCTCCAACTACGATGATTTCCAAACCCGTACTGTCGTTGCTGCACGCCGTTACCTCGGCACCAATGATAGCGCTATACAAAAAATCGCTGAAAGCAATTATTACAACAACAAATAA
- a CDS encoding RagB/SusD family nutrient uptake outer membrane protein: MKIVKISIIAAALLTSFSSCKDFLDVEPGNSIDANTGLKSASDARNRINGLSRLIASSSYYGRNFELYGEVKGGDLTVYSQGRGLDQLYSFNQDAETNNFSGFWSQIYYCIAQTNDVLEKIEKVDAASKAQYANAQGQLLTLRALFYFDLVRLYGKSYTQEKTARGVPIVINSASYNNKPGRSTVDEVYIQILKDLKAGQELLSTNKKPDNGYINYYANLAIQSRVYLTMADYENAYQKANEIIADNVYKLYENEKWASSWTTMYGSESIYELGINEGEADLGTASLGYYLMRRTGGQGGMFYASDYYLNRLKEDAGDIRWAILGRDESSATRMGAVYKNLGSVNTNTSLPLNSLGDKGNTNNTAVNIKVIRLSEVYLIAAEAALKKPASDPTKAAALLNAISKRSPNRPAFTAVSISEEAILNEKSKELFGEGHRYWDMIRLNKKINFNDDFQGLTIKTRPKEIDRTFDKTLLPIPQSEINANPALKDEQNPGY; the protein is encoded by the coding sequence ATGAAAATAGTTAAAATATCCATTATAGCAGCTGCTCTATTGACGTCATTCAGTAGTTGCAAAGATTTCTTAGATGTCGAACCTGGGAATTCAATCGATGCCAACACAGGCTTAAAAAGTGCAAGCGATGCCAGAAACCGAATCAATGGCCTAAGCCGGCTTATCGCCTCATCAAGTTATTACGGCCGAAATTTTGAACTGTATGGTGAGGTTAAAGGGGGAGATCTAACGGTGTACTCGCAAGGAAGAGGGTTAGATCAGTTATACTCCTTTAATCAAGATGCTGAAACCAACAACTTCTCTGGCTTCTGGTCTCAAATCTATTATTGTATCGCCCAAACAAATGATGTCTTAGAGAAAATCGAAAAAGTCGATGCAGCATCCAAAGCCCAGTACGCCAATGCGCAAGGACAATTATTGACCTTGCGCGCCTTATTTTATTTTGACCTCGTCAGGTTATATGGTAAATCCTATACGCAGGAGAAAACAGCCCGAGGAGTACCGATTGTTATCAATTCAGCTTCCTATAATAATAAACCGGGTCGTTCTACAGTAGATGAGGTCTACATACAAATTCTAAAGGATCTGAAGGCAGGCCAAGAGCTGCTCAGCACGAACAAAAAGCCCGATAACGGCTATATCAACTACTATGCAAACCTAGCCATCCAAAGTCGTGTTTACCTGACCATGGCAGACTACGAAAATGCTTACCAGAAAGCGAATGAGATTATTGCTGACAATGTATATAAATTGTATGAGAATGAAAAATGGGCGAGCTCTTGGACAACTATGTATGGCAGCGAATCGATCTATGAACTCGGCATCAACGAAGGTGAAGCAGACCTTGGCACAGCTAGCTTAGGCTATTATCTCATGCGGAGAACCGGAGGTCAGGGCGGCATGTTCTACGCCAGTGATTATTACCTTAACCGACTAAAGGAGGATGCCGGTGACATCCGTTGGGCCATTTTAGGTCGTGATGAAAGCTCAGCTACCCGTATGGGAGCAGTCTATAAAAATTTAGGCAGTGTCAATACCAATACGTCGCTCCCATTAAATTCTCTGGGTGATAAAGGAAACACCAATAACACAGCAGTCAATATCAAAGTCATCAGGCTGTCGGAGGTTTATCTTATTGCAGCTGAAGCAGCGTTAAAAAAACCAGCATCAGATCCGACAAAAGCGGCGGCTTTATTAAATGCCATTAGCAAACGTTCTCCTAATCGCCCTGCGTTCACTGCTGTATCGATCAGTGAGGAGGCCATCCTAAACGAAAAGAGTAAAGAACTGTTTGGCGAAGGACATCGTTATTGGGATATGATCCGTCTAAATAAAAAGATCAATTTCAATGATGACTTTCAGGGCTTAACGATCAAAACACGACCAAAGGAAATTGATCGAACGTTTGACAAAACGCTATTACCCATTCCTCAATCTGAAATAAACGCTAATCCTGCGTTAAAAGATGAACAAAATCCAGGATACTAA
- a CDS encoding DNA gyrase/topoisomerase IV subunit A has product MSDETNFPKEDNQDDLGSGKTESGSQTIPLSGLYENWFLDYASYVILDRAVPHINDGLKPVQRRILHSLKEMDDGRYNKAANVIGNTMKYHPHGDASIGDAMVQLGQKDLLIDCQGNWGFPITGDSAAAPRYIEGRLSKFANDVVFNPETTEWQLSYDGRNREPVTLPVKFPLLLAQGAEGIAVGLATKIMPHNFIELIDGSIQVLNGERPNIFPDFPTGGMADVSNYNEGQRGGKIRVRAKIEERDKKTLAITEIPFGTTTGGLIESVVTANDKGKIKIKKIEDNTAGNVEIIVHLAPGISPDVTIDALYAFTACEVSISPNTCVIKDEKPHFMSVNDILIENTINTKNLLKRELEIRLNDLQEKIFFSSLLKIFIQEGMYKHPDYENAGDFDTVVQVLNRLFEPFFDQFYRDIRPEDYKKLIDKPMSSITRFDVKKSDEMMKTLENEIKEVKRHLRQLTEYAIAWFEKLREKYSKDRERKTELRIFDKVEATQVALANTKLYVNREEGFIGSGMKKDEFVCDCSDIDDIIVFREDGKYVVSKIQDKVFVGKGIIHVAVFKKGDERTIYNAIYKEGETGTSFIKRFAVVGVTRDKEYDVSKGSKGSKILYFTANPNGEAEVVNIQLKPHTKLRKLNFDMDFAEIAIKGRASQGNIVSKYPVKKISFKSSGVSTLAGRKIWYDTIMKRLNADERGQYLGEFDGDDKILIVLSDGSYELSNFDLSNHFDEKMIRIEKYYPDHIYTVIHQDGKSGTYFVKRFKFDDQPIGKRISFINEDAGSKLILMSNATEPIVKLDILKGKSQTEETLDQPLTEIIDVKGIKAQGNRLSFHTVKSVVLLTADEDLSQKEKATATSANTTAAAQTTDAAVETTATATATPQKGDEPTDKNDDITLEITNPNDIQIDDKGQMEMF; this is encoded by the coding sequence ATGAGTGACGAAACAAACTTCCCAAAGGAAGATAATCAAGACGACCTGGGATCAGGAAAAACAGAAAGCGGAAGTCAGACGATCCCTTTATCGGGTCTCTACGAAAACTGGTTTTTGGACTATGCCTCCTATGTTATCTTGGACAGAGCCGTACCCCATATTAATGACGGTTTAAAACCCGTACAACGTCGTATCCTCCATTCCCTAAAGGAAATGGATGATGGCAGATATAATAAAGCTGCTAACGTCATCGGTAATACGATGAAATACCATCCTCACGGCGATGCTTCTATTGGCGATGCCATGGTACAACTGGGACAAAAAGACCTTTTGATCGACTGTCAGGGGAATTGGGGCTTCCCAATTACGGGCGATTCTGCGGCGGCTCCTCGTTACATCGAGGGAAGATTATCTAAATTTGCCAATGACGTGGTTTTTAACCCCGAAACAACGGAGTGGCAATTGAGTTACGATGGCCGTAATCGTGAACCTGTTACCTTACCGGTAAAATTCCCGCTATTGTTGGCTCAAGGAGCCGAAGGGATCGCCGTAGGACTGGCGACGAAGATCATGCCGCATAATTTCATTGAGCTTATCGACGGGTCAATTCAGGTATTAAATGGTGAACGTCCAAATATATTTCCAGACTTCCCTACTGGCGGTATGGCCGACGTCTCCAATTATAATGAAGGTCAACGTGGCGGTAAAATCCGTGTACGGGCAAAGATTGAGGAACGCGACAAAAAGACGCTCGCAATTACAGAAATTCCCTTCGGAACCACCACCGGCGGTCTGATTGAAAGTGTCGTTACAGCCAACGATAAAGGGAAGATTAAAATTAAAAAAATAGAGGACAATACCGCAGGCAATGTTGAGATCATTGTGCATTTAGCGCCCGGAATATCTCCGGATGTAACGATCGATGCCCTGTACGCTTTTACAGCCTGTGAGGTCTCCATTTCACCAAATACCTGTGTGATCAAGGATGAAAAACCTCATTTTATGAGTGTCAATGATATTCTCATCGAGAATACCATAAACACTAAAAACCTATTGAAAAGAGAATTGGAGATTCGTTTGAACGATCTTCAAGAAAAAATATTCTTCAGTAGTCTATTAAAAATATTTATCCAGGAAGGGATGTACAAACATCCGGATTACGAAAATGCAGGTGACTTCGATACCGTTGTGCAAGTTCTAAATCGCTTGTTTGAACCATTCTTTGATCAATTTTATCGGGACATACGCCCCGAAGATTACAAGAAATTGATCGATAAACCCATGAGCAGTATTACACGTTTCGATGTTAAAAAATCGGACGAAATGATGAAGACGCTCGAAAATGAGATCAAAGAAGTCAAACGGCATTTACGTCAACTGACAGAATATGCCATTGCATGGTTCGAAAAGTTACGTGAAAAGTATAGTAAAGACCGTGAACGCAAAACCGAATTGCGCATATTCGACAAAGTAGAAGCTACCCAAGTTGCCTTGGCAAACACCAAACTCTATGTCAATCGTGAAGAAGGATTTATTGGATCGGGCATGAAGAAAGATGAGTTTGTATGCGATTGTTCTGATATAGACGATATTATTGTATTCCGTGAGGACGGCAAATACGTCGTCAGTAAAATCCAGGATAAAGTGTTTGTCGGAAAGGGAATTATCCACGTTGCTGTGTTCAAAAAAGGTGACGAGCGGACAATCTATAACGCCATCTATAAAGAAGGTGAAACAGGCACCAGTTTTATCAAACGTTTCGCTGTGGTGGGCGTCACTCGGGATAAGGAATATGATGTATCCAAAGGTTCCAAAGGATCTAAAATCCTGTATTTCACAGCCAATCCGAACGGTGAAGCTGAGGTAGTCAATATACAGCTTAAACCGCATACAAAATTGCGCAAGTTGAATTTTGATATGGACTTTGCCGAAATAGCGATCAAAGGCCGTGCTTCGCAAGGAAATATTGTATCCAAATACCCCGTCAAAAAAATTAGCTTTAAAAGCTCCGGTGTATCCACATTGGCCGGACGAAAAATATGGTACGACACCATTATGAAACGGCTAAATGCTGATGAACGCGGTCAGTATTTGGGTGAGTTCGATGGCGATGATAAGATATTGATAGTACTATCGGACGGTAGCTACGAATTATCAAACTTTGATTTGAGCAACCACTTTGATGAGAAAATGATCCGCATCGAAAAATATTATCCAGACCACATCTATACTGTTATTCATCAGGATGGAAAAAGCGGAACATATTTTGTCAAACGTTTCAAATTTGATGATCAGCCTATTGGAAAGCGCATTTCCTTTATCAATGAAGACGCAGGTTCGAAATTGATCTTAATGAGTAATGCGACCGAACCTATCGTCAAATTGGATATTTTAAAAGGCAAATCCCAAACGGAAGAAACTCTTGATCAACCTTTGACTGAAATCATCGATGTAAAAGGGATAAAAGCACAAGGAAATCGTCTGTCGTTTCATACCGTAAAATCAGTTGTCCTCTTGACTGCTGATGAAGATTTAAGTCAAAAAGAAAAAGCAACGGCGACTTCTGCAAATACTACTGCTGCAGCGCAAACAACTGACGCTGCTGTAGAAACAACAGCTACCGCAACAGCAACTCCTCAAAAAGGGGATGAGCCAACAGATAAAAATGATGATATCACCTTGGAAATAACCAATCCAAACGATATCCAAATCGACGATAAAGGACAGATGGAAATGTTCTAA
- a CDS encoding SusC/RagA family TonB-linked outer membrane protein: protein MKQHVLTTLCLIACSSMQSLYAQQIQIAGKITDSNGKPVSGVTITVKSASQGTSTNENGLFTLTTNANSILSISAVGYSPQEIQVNGRKTINITLASNEQALDEVMVVAYGTAKKSTYTGSAATVKAKDIDNVPVTSFEGALSGRVAGLTVSTPSGQAGSTPSIRIRGIGSMNASNEPLYVIDGVPANSGSGGQMGDYIYTSNNVMGNLNPDDIETITVLKDAAASSLYGSRAANGVILITTKKGKAGKPTVNFKTSLGFTPTWATDNYEPASPQDQVNMLYQIFYDYRASNGKTEAEANTYALTQLNNKFNKHGYRFETNGNGRYDNVNILGMTDGIENREGKYYDWDKALFRTGIFQDNNLSLSGGTDATKYFSSIGYTTDKSRIRVNDFERISGRLNLTQKIVDNLEFGTNINIGHNKKKGFNDTRNTGSNYFLQSRNLLWPLYWPTNYKTGEDWTDRYGSYAYNADYYDKQWNNSSKTNKLGVISNLTWSILPSLIAKTVFSYDYTDMKDYLYYSAKHFNGVSDGGVVNQFNTNMLKLVSSNTINYSKSFDKHSLNLLAGFEAEKNKTDFMRTTGRGLGSAELPYISSAGKFEANAYSWGYNLMSFLGRAEYNYDNAYFLAASYRRDGSSKLGPKNRWGDFWSISGAYSLKNLPSLKENEAISTLRLKASYGVNGTLPTDNFGWRRLISFNNFNYKGQPGGNLVSNPDPDITWETSYTTNAGLEFGFLQNRITGSVEYFNRTSKNLLQDVPTSQTTGFSTVLRNVGQINNRGLEIELTGDILKKENFRWSANVNAAFVTSKVQKLNDNQDIIWYDPTGSVGNDTKGSGDVRAQFIYQQGQSTLAFYGYEWAGVDQKNGRNVYYTNNNKTGEDIFDYNGRKATYDFDQASYTIIGNGVPKVSGGLNTDFEYKNFNLGFNFIYKIGGKLYDGAFKDVADDGYYWERIRSEYAFEHMWTDNNTAGTLPKLDGNDLTDPQKYSSRQLHDASFLRLKNINFGYRLPNSILNKIGFSNARVYFNGTNLLTASKYKIADPEVGQYATRGWETPIGKTYTFGIELGF from the coding sequence ATGAAACAACATGTGCTCACAACGTTGTGTCTCATAGCCTGTAGTTCGATGCAGTCTTTATATGCACAACAGATCCAAATTGCCGGTAAAATTACGGACAGTAATGGAAAACCAGTTAGCGGAGTTACAATAACTGTAAAAAGCGCTAGCCAAGGAACCTCAACAAATGAAAACGGCCTGTTTACCTTAACCACAAACGCCAATTCGATATTAAGTATATCTGCTGTTGGCTATAGCCCACAAGAAATTCAGGTCAATGGACGCAAAACGATCAACATCACCTTAGCCAGTAATGAGCAAGCCCTGGATGAAGTTATGGTTGTGGCTTATGGTACTGCAAAAAAAAGTACCTATACGGGTTCCGCTGCTACTGTGAAAGCGAAAGATATCGATAATGTACCAGTCACTTCATTCGAAGGGGCTCTCAGTGGACGTGTTGCCGGACTTACGGTATCGACTCCCTCTGGCCAGGCTGGATCTACACCAAGTATTCGTATTCGGGGTATTGGCTCGATGAATGCCTCCAATGAACCGCTATATGTCATTGACGGAGTACCGGCGAATTCCGGATCCGGAGGACAGATGGGCGATTACATCTACACCTCCAATAATGTCATGGGCAATTTAAATCCCGATGATATTGAAACCATCACGGTATTAAAAGATGCGGCAGCATCCTCTTTGTATGGTTCAAGGGCAGCAAATGGGGTGATCTTAATTACGACAAAAAAGGGAAAAGCTGGCAAACCGACGGTAAATTTCAAGACATCCCTTGGCTTTACGCCAACTTGGGCGACAGATAACTACGAACCTGCCTCGCCACAGGACCAAGTGAATATGTTGTACCAGATCTTTTACGACTACCGCGCCTCAAACGGAAAAACTGAAGCGGAGGCCAATACCTATGCTTTAACGCAGCTGAATAATAAATTCAACAAACACGGTTATCGCTTCGAAACAAACGGTAATGGTCGATACGATAATGTAAACATCCTCGGAATGACCGATGGTATCGAAAATAGGGAAGGTAAATATTACGATTGGGACAAAGCACTATTCCGTACCGGAATTTTTCAAGACAATAACCTTTCGCTTTCTGGCGGAACTGATGCAACAAAGTACTTCTCCTCCATAGGTTATACCACCGATAAAAGCAGAATTAGAGTCAATGATTTCGAACGTATATCCGGCCGTCTTAACCTCACGCAAAAGATTGTAGACAACCTCGAATTTGGCACCAATATCAACATTGGACACAACAAGAAAAAAGGTTTTAATGACACTAGAAATACAGGTTCCAATTACTTCCTCCAATCCAGAAATCTTTTGTGGCCTTTGTATTGGCCGACAAACTATAAGACTGGAGAAGATTGGACCGATAGATACGGTAGTTATGCGTATAACGCCGATTATTATGATAAACAATGGAACAACAGTTCCAAAACAAACAAATTGGGTGTCATTAGCAATTTGACTTGGAGTATCCTTCCGAGCTTAATCGCCAAAACGGTATTCTCTTATGACTACACAGACATGAAAGACTACCTCTATTATAGTGCTAAACATTTCAATGGGGTTAGTGATGGTGGAGTTGTCAATCAGTTTAATACCAATATGCTGAAATTGGTGAGTTCAAACACGATCAATTACAGTAAGTCCTTCGATAAGCACAGCCTGAACTTACTAGCTGGATTTGAGGCCGAAAAAAATAAAACAGATTTTATGCGCACAACAGGAAGAGGTCTGGGCTCTGCGGAACTTCCTTACATTTCCTCTGCGGGTAAGTTTGAGGCCAATGCGTATAGTTGGGGTTATAATCTGATGTCGTTTCTCGGAAGAGCAGAATACAACTATGACAATGCGTATTTTCTTGCCGCTTCCTACCGTCGCGATGGCTCTTCCAAATTGGGACCTAAAAACCGATGGGGAGATTTTTGGTCGATATCAGGTGCCTATAGTTTAAAAAATCTTCCATCGCTTAAAGAAAACGAAGCAATCAGCACACTCCGTCTTAAAGCATCCTACGGTGTGAATGGAACATTACCAACCGATAATTTTGGATGGAGAAGACTTATATCCTTCAACAACTTCAATTACAAAGGTCAGCCTGGTGGAAATTTGGTATCGAATCCGGACCCCGATATCACCTGGGAAACATCGTATACCACAAATGCTGGCCTAGAATTTGGCTTTCTGCAAAATAGGATCACAGGATCGGTAGAATACTTTAATAGAACTTCTAAAAACCTATTGCAGGACGTACCCACATCACAAACAACCGGCTTTAGTACAGTATTGAGAAATGTAGGCCAAATCAACAATAGAGGCCTAGAAATTGAACTGACCGGCGATATCCTTAAAAAGGAAAATTTCAGATGGAGTGCCAATGTAAATGCTGCATTTGTTACCTCTAAAGTTCAAAAACTAAACGATAATCAAGATATCATTTGGTATGATCCGACAGGATCAGTTGGAAATGACACAAAAGGAAGTGGGGACGTGAGAGCGCAATTCATTTATCAACAAGGACAATCCACTTTAGCCTTTTACGGCTACGAATGGGCTGGTGTAGATCAAAAAAATGGTAGAAACGTTTATTATACCAACAATAATAAAACAGGAGAGGATATTTTTGACTACAATGGACGGAAGGCGACCTATGATTTTGATCAGGCAAGCTATACGATTATTGGCAACGGTGTTCCAAAAGTGAGTGGTGGTCTAAATACAGATTTCGAGTATAAAAATTTCAATTTAGGCTTCAATTTCATTTATAAAATTGGTGGAAAACTTTATGATGGCGCATTCAAGGATGTCGCTGACGATGGTTATTACTGGGAACGAATTCGTTCTGAATACGCATTTGAGCACATGTGGACAGACAATAATACGGCAGGAACACTGCCAAAACTGGACGGTAATGACCTGACAGATCCGCAAAAATATAGTTCAAGGCAATTGCATGACGCGTCTTTCCTTAGATTAAAGAATATCAATTTTGGTTATAGACTACCTAATAGCATATTGAACAAAATCGGATTTAGCAACGCACGAGTTTATTTTAATGGTACGAATCTATTAACGGCATCCAAATACAAGATTGCAGACCCAGAAGTCGGTCAGTATGCGACGCGCGGATGGGAAACCCCTATTGGAAAGACCTATACATTTGGAATTGAACTCGGTTTTTAA